The window AATTCCTAAATCTGGCGCAGCACCTTGATTTAGAGATGCCAAATACAAACCCCAATACAAACTTGTCTTGGGGCGTGTTTTTAGTAAGTCAGAAATCCTGGCGCTGTTCAACTGCTAAATTAAACAGCTAGACGTTTACGGCCTTTAGCGCGACGTGCATTTAATACTGCGCGCCCACTCTTAGTTTTCATACGAATACGAAATCCGTG is drawn from Polynucleobacter arcticus and contains these coding sequences:
- the rpmH gene encoding 50S ribosomal protein L34, whose protein sequence is MKRTYQPSVTRRKRTHGFRIRMKTKSGRAVLNARRAKGRKRLAV